The nucleotide sequence ACCGGGGCAGCTCACAATCAGGCAGATGCTAGCGATATACGATAGGCTAAGTGAAAAAGCCGAGTTAAGTAACTATGATGTATGGAAGAATTGGAATGATTTCAGTGAATTACTTAACATTATACATGAAGCAAGTAGATTACATTTGGGAAATGATTGATAAGGATCATTTGTAATTGAATGGTGACACCTATGTCAGATAATGATCTCAGAACGTATTGTATTATAGGCGATCCAGTGGATCACTCATTATCCCCCGCAATGCATAACGCAGCATTCAAGGCCTTGAACCTAAACTGTGTGTATATTGCATTCAGGATCGCAAAGGACGAGTTAGAAGCCGGATTGATGTCACTGAGAAAGGCAAACATAGCTGGGTTTAATGTAACCATGCCTCATAAGGTTGCAGTGATGCCTTTGTTGGACGAATTGGATGAAACATGCACAAAAATCGGTGCGGTTAATACTGTTAATAATGAAAGTGGAAAATTCAAGGGATACAATACAGACATCCATGGATTTATTGAACCTATAAGGAGAAGGAAGATCGGTTTAAAAGGTAAAACTATCCTGTTGATGGGCGCTGGCGGTGCAGCAAGAGCAGCTGTGGCCGCACTTGTCGAACAAGACGTAGCGAAGGTCGTAATTGCAAGCAGAAACTTGGAAAGGGCGAATATTTTGGGTGATCTTTGTAAAAGATCAACTGTGGAATGTGAAACTATAAATTTTGATAATATAACAAATTATTCTCTTAACGCTGACATGATTGTTAATGCAACACCTATTGGTATGAAAGGGGAAGAAGGTATGCTACGGGCAGAACATATGAGAAGTGATTGCGTGGTATACGACCTTGTATACAGACCTATGGAAACAGGGTTGATACGCAGTGCGGAAGAAGCAGGGGCAACTGTAATTTATGGATACGAAATGCTCTTGGAGCAGGGTGCAAAATCATTTGAGATATGGCTTCAGATGGAAGCTCCGAGGGATGTTATGAAGAAAACCTTGATTGGCGATTTTGGTAAATAATATGCTTAATTCATCACCTTTCGGGTTTAAACATGCTAAGAACTAAATCTTACTATATCGATGAGTATTGGTGAGATGTATGAAATCTGCTAATGCAACAGTTCATGGGGCAATATCAATTGTAAATGCAGTCGCAAGCGGAAAGGGATCTGCATTGGGAATCTCTCTTAAGACAAGGGCCCAGGTTGAACTTGTAGTGGGAAGCGGTATAACATTCGAGACTAGTGAAGGGATAGGTGACAAATTGATAAGAGCAGTTGTGAATAGGGCAATTCCTCAAGAAATGCTGAAACAATACAATGTGAAGGTAAGGGTGAATTCAGATATTCCAACGGGATATGGTCTAAAGAGTTCTAGCGCGGTTTCAAACGCAGTTTCGATGGCATGTATGAAACTAGTTAACGAAAATGCAGGTGACCTTGAGATTGTTAACACAGCCGTCGACGCATCTCTTGATGCAAAGGTTACCATTACAGGCGCGTTTGATGACGCATGTGCATCTTACTTCGGTGGTTTTGTTGTTACGGATAATCTGAATCGGCAACTGATAAGGCATGATGAGGCGCCAAATAATCTATACGCCATAATTTTTGTACCAACTAGGTCTGACCGTGCCGATCCTTTGCGGCTGAGAACGCTATCAAGATTCTTTGACGAGGCGTTCAACCTTGCCAAAAACGGGAAATACTGGGAAGCCATGATG is from Nitrososphaerales archaeon and encodes:
- a CDS encoding shikimate dehydrogenase; the encoded protein is MSDNDLRTYCIIGDPVDHSLSPAMHNAAFKALNLNCVYIAFRIAKDELEAGLMSLRKANIAGFNVTMPHKVAVMPLLDELDETCTKIGAVNTVNNESGKFKGYNTDIHGFIEPIRRRKIGLKGKTILLMGAGGAARAAVAALVEQDVAKVVIASRNLERANILGDLCKRSTVECETINFDNITNYSLNADMIVNATPIGMKGEEGMLRAEHMRSDCVVYDLVYRPMETGLIRSAEEAGATVIYGYEMLLEQGAKSFEIWLQMEAPRDVMKKTLIGDFGK
- a CDS encoding shikimate kinase, with protein sequence MKSANATVHGAISIVNAVASGKGSALGISLKTRAQVELVVGSGITFETSEGIGDKLIRAVVNRAIPQEMLKQYNVKVRVNSDIPTGYGLKSSSAVSNAVSMACMKLVNENAGDLEIVNTAVDASLDAKVTITGAFDDACASYFGGFVVTDNLNRQLIRHDEAPNNLYAIIFVPTRSDRADPLRLRTLSRFFDEAFNLAKNGKYWEAMMLNGILVSAGLTIQYKPIKEAVEKGALAASISGNGPALAAVAYEWRIDDIVKCWNVYDGKVIVSKINNKKAMVVG